A single window of Aphidius gifuensis isolate YNYX2018 linkage group LG1, ASM1490517v1, whole genome shotgun sequence DNA harbors:
- the LOC122848753 gene encoding uncharacterized protein LOC122848753 isoform X1, which translates to MKSSVSAFRAQASAHRKILMNYQHQLSYGATTHHQTSSTRNPVDPASFLTGLKVDRSDNDESQNRGIMSSSGHGSGACESRVVPVIDSGSSALSSLPQSLPTSRDEEDDEEEDDDSSCQPSHEIPWSRSTNGVLSLKHNAGDSWRKLRTTVHISSALSTIQKKQQLKREDSFLKRFSTRQIPESQDTLDTGDCDGDNPDDKDLSRPRRPRKVQQAPTTVVNPDENFYYYWLMLLSSCVLYNLWTLIVRQSLPELQQLSPIVWLGCDCFTDIVFFMDVIIQFRTGYLEQGLMVYNTKKLASHYVQSRAFILDLLALLPTDLLQFNFGSNPLLRFPRFLKVYRVYHYYYMVESRTVYPNLWRVFNLIHILLILAHWFGCFYYLLSEAEGFQGDWVYPYRPGEYATLTRKYLGSLYWSTLTLTTIGDLPTPETNAEVTTGGNPRSLARRGRLSRLLQFKHNGGYVFTIVSYLIGVFIFATIVGQVGNVITNRNANRLEFERLLDGAKTYMRHHKVPGGMKRRVLRWYDYSWSRGRIQGGGDINTALGLLPDKLKTELALHVNLSVLKKVTIFQACQPEFLHDLVLKMKAFIFTPGDSICRKGEVAREMFIIADGILEVISETGRVLTTMKAGDFFGEIGILNLDGLNKRTADVRSVGYSELFSLSREDVLAAMKDYPEAQEILQNLGRQRLQEAQRVARAFRKISTSPGHDSSDNSTSKRLVKGLTSVLRKSRRHARRDDAIELQPLTSKVPPLRRQTKIDDEQTEETGVLNEPSISPLGAGLPLLARLHLLKEKQEREEKRHLMDPQVGPSETIRPQISDHPLPEINPGLPLLERILLLKNKNEPEVVIDKDAVDIKDPIFYSVVPKHILVDDKITSSDSVSIDSDNCEIMKKPWAMLKNASLRVKEMPDKISPPMTSKITRQPSFIQTQPPTKMYTSIDDLSPEYCGLPFVKKLKILNERQKLAELERVVRSSSLDYGDNAEAEFDGYLTRSYSEACAIEYARKLAKYNKQCWNERNKPLDLLTIENETLERRNLKSILKKLSAGSRTSSDASATPPDPEMVTAELKKLMRAPTIEGYAARHSKLSKSVTFNKYTLQSPPSDEALSQNQNYHAKQEQKSVLPLNKRNVRPFTSGTHMGSISGDDEHLEELVTGICGVIQNRLENVQCKFEHKITSLELEVQKRDDIITQLRSQIENLEKSKGSINDDGDDNDSNDDNTEADASFEDDTIDDQPFMRDGSVDTVLTTLRPELRRSSTVIKNSNKRRSWEEHSEEETLQLHDLPRSITPQNIWKDGVAISLESDNDDESHDDDKEAIRNRRRSADDYADDEPGHNNWEITMLAQQLEAKRRGSNNPSLGS; encoded by the exons GTAGATCGTTCGGATAACGATGAGTCCCAAAATCGAGGTATAATGTCATCATCAGGTCATGGTAGTGGTGCATGTGAATCAAGAGTTGTTCCAGTAATTGACTCTGGAAGTAGTGCACTATCATCATTGCCTCAATCATTGCCAACATCACGTGACGAAGAGGACGATGAGGAAGAAGATGACGATAGTAGTTGTCAACCATCGCACGAAATACCATGGTCCAG AAGTACAAATGgtgtattatcattaaaacatAATGCTGGTGATAGTTGGCGTAAATTACGAACAACGGTACATATATCATCAGCATTgtcaacaatacaaaaaaaacaacagttaAAACGTGaagattcatttttaaaaagattttcAACACGTCAAATACCAGAAAGTCAAGATACACTTGATACTGGTGACTGTGATGGTGATAATCCAGATGATAAAGATTTATCAAGACCAAGACGACCAAGAAAAGTACAACAAGCACCAACAACTGTTGTCAATCCAGatgaaaacttttattattattggttaaTGTTATTATCATCGTGTGTACTTTATAATTTATGGACATTAATTGTGCGTCAAAGTTTACCAGAATTACAACAATTATCACCAATTGTATGGCTTGGATGTGATTGTTTTactgatattgtttttttcatggATGTTATTATACAATTTCGTACTGGTTATTTGGAACAAGGTTTAATGgtttataatacaaaaaaactagCTAGTCATTATGTTCAATCAAGAGCATTTATACTTGATTTATTAGCATTATTACCAACTGATttgttacaatttaattttggtaGCAATCCATTATTGAGATTTCcaagatttttaaaagtttatagagtttatcattattattatatggtgGAATCAAGAACAGTCTATCCAAATTTATGGAgagtatttaatttgatacatattttattgattcttGCCCATTGGTTTGGATGTTTTTATTACTTGCTGAGTGAAGCGGAAGGATTTCAGGGTGACTGGGTc tatccATATCGTCCTGGTGAATATGCAACACTTACGAGAAAATATCTTGGTTCACTCTACTGGTCAACACTCACATTGACCACCATTGGTGATTTACCAACTCCAGAAACAAATGCTGA AGTCACTACGGGCGGAAACCCCCGGAGCCTCGCTCGTCGCGGCCGACTGTCTCGACTTCTGCAGTTCAAGCATAACGGagg ATACGTATTCACGATTGTGAGCTACCTCATCGGAGTCTTCATATTTGCAACAATCGTGGGACAGGTTGGCAATGTTATTACCAATCGTAATGCAAACAGACTTGAATTTGAGAGACTACTTGATGGTGCTAAGACGTATATGAGGCATCACAAGGTACCAGGTGGAATGAAACGACGAGTACTCAGATGGTACGATTACAGTTGGTCAAGAGGAAGAATACAAGGGGGTGGTGATATCAATACTGCTTTGGGTCTCCTGCCTGATAAACTCAAAACTGAGCTTGCTCTTCATGTCAATTTATCTGTACTCAAGAAAGTAACAATATTTCAA GCCTGCCAACCAGAATTTCTACATGATTTGGTACTTAAAATGAAAGCTTTCATTTTCACTCCAGGCGACTCAATATGTCGCAAAGGAGAAGTCGCTCGagaaatgtttataattgCTGATGGAATTCTTGAAGTCATTAGTGAAACTGGTCGAGTTTTAACGACAATGAAAGCTGGTGATTTTTTTGGAGAGATTGGTATATTAAATCTTGATGGTCTCAACAa ACGGACAGCTGACGTTAGATCCGTTGGTTATTCTGAGCTTTTTAGTCTCTCGAGAGAAGATGTCTTGGCAGCCATGAAAGATTACCCAGAAGCGCAAGAGATCTTGCAAAATCTGGGAAGACAACGGCTTCAAGAAGCTCAACGTGTTGCTCGTGCGTTTCGAAAAATTTCTACATCACCTGGTCATGACTCATCTGACAATAGTACAAGCAAACGACTTGTTAAAGGACTTACAAGTGTTTTACGAAAAAGTCGTCGTCACGCTCGACGTGATGATGCCATAGAACTTCAGCCTTTAACTAGTAAAGTACCTCCTTTACGGCGTCAAACAAAAATCGATGACGAACAAACTGAAGAAACGGGTGTTTTGAATGAACCTTCAATTTCGCCACTTGGCGCAGGACTTCCACTACTAGCGCGGCTTCATCttttgaaagaaaaacaaGAACGTGAAGAAAAACGTCATCTTATGGATCCGCAAGTTGGTCCAAGTGAAACAATACGACCACAAATATCTGATCACCCACTTCCAGAAATAAATCCTGGTTTACCACTATTAGAAAGGATATTGCTActtaagaataaaaatgaacCTGAAGTAGTTATTGATAAAGATGCAGTAGATATTAAAGATCcgattttttattcagttgtACCAAAACATATATTAgtagatgataaaataactAGTAGTGATTCAGTATCCATTGATAGCGATAATtgtgaaataatgaaaaaaccgTGGGCAATGCTTAAAAATGCATCTTTGAGAGTTAAAGAAATGCCAGATAAAATTAGTCCACCAATGACCTCCAAAATTACGAGACAACCAAGTTTTATTCAAACTCAACCACCAACGAAAATGTATACTTCTATTGATGATCTCTCACCAGAATACTGTGGTCTTCCATttgttaaaaaactaaaaattttgaatgaaaGACAAAAACTTGCAGAGTTAGAAAGAGTTGTTCGGAGTTCAAGTTTAGATTACGGTGATAATGCTGAAGCAGAATTTGATGGATACTTAACGAGGAGTTATTCCGAGGCTTGTGCAATTGAATATGCAAGAAAATTagcaaaatataataaa caaTGCTGGAACGAGCGAAATAAACCATTAGATTTATTGACTATTGAAAATGAAACTCTTGAAAGgcgaaatttaaaaagtatccTTAAGAAATTATCAGCTGGAAGTAGAACCAGTTCAGATGCGTCAGCCACTCCACCCGATCCAGAAATGGTTACGGCCGAGTTGAAGAAATTGATGAGAGCACCAACGATCGAAGGATATGCTGCAAGACATTCAAAGCTTTCTAAAAGTGTTACATTCAACAAGTATACACTTCAGAGTCCACCGTCTGATGAAGCATTATcacaaaatcaaaattatcatgcAAAACAAGAGCAAAAATCTGTATTACCGCTTAATAAACGTAATGTCCGTCCTTTTACTAGTGGTACGCATATGGGATCGATATCAGGAGACGATGAACACCTTGAAGAATTAGTTACTGGAATATGTGGAGTTATTCAAAATCGTTTG GAGAATGTTCAATGTAAATTTGAGCATAAAATCACATCGCTAGAGTTAGAAGTTCAAAAGCGTGATGACATAATAACACAATTACGTagtcaaattgaaaatttagaaaaaagtaAAGGGTCAATTAATGATGATGGCGATGATAATGATtctaatgatgataataccGAAGCTGATGCTTCATTTGAAGATGATACAATAGATGATCAGCCATTCATGAGGGACGGATCAGTGGACACAGTTTTAACAACACTAAGACCAGAACTACGACGATCATCAacggtaataaaaaattctaataaacGTCGTTCGTGGGAAGAACATTCAGAAGAAGAAACACTTCAGTTACACGATTTACCAAGGTCAATAACGCCCCAGAATATATGGAAAGATGGAGTCGCAATAAGTTTGGAGTCagacaatgatgatgaaagtcatgatgatgataaagaagCTATACGAAACAGAAGAAGAAGTGCTGATGATTATGCTGATGATGAGCCAGGTCATAATAATTGGGAAATAACTATGCTGGCTCAACAACTAGAGGCTAAGCGACGTGGCAGTAATAATCCTAGTCTTGGTTCCTAG
- the LOC122848753 gene encoding uncharacterized protein LOC122848753 isoform X3 translates to MLVDRSDNDESQNRGIMSSSGHGSGACESRVVPVIDSGSSALSSLPQSLPTSRDEEDDEEEDDDSSCQPSHEIPWSRSTNGVLSLKHNAGDSWRKLRTTVHISSALSTIQKKQQLKREDSFLKRFSTRQIPESQDTLDTGDCDGDNPDDKDLSRPRRPRKVQQAPTTVVNPDENFYYYWLMLLSSCVLYNLWTLIVRQSLPELQQLSPIVWLGCDCFTDIVFFMDVIIQFRTGYLEQGLMVYNTKKLASHYVQSRAFILDLLALLPTDLLQFNFGSNPLLRFPRFLKVYRVYHYYYMVESRTVYPNLWRVFNLIHILLILAHWFGCFYYLLSEAEGFQGDWVYPYRPGEYATLTRKYLGSLYWSTLTLTTIGDLPTPETNAEVTTGGNPRSLARRGRLSRLLQFKHNGGYVFTIVSYLIGVFIFATIVGQVGNVITNRNANRLEFERLLDGAKTYMRHHKVPGGMKRRVLRWYDYSWSRGRIQGGGDINTALGLLPDKLKTELALHVNLSVLKKVTIFQACQPEFLHDLVLKMKAFIFTPGDSICRKGEVAREMFIIADGILEVISETGRVLTTMKAGDFFGEIGILNLDGLNKRTADVRSVGYSELFSLSREDVLAAMKDYPEAQEILQNLGRQRLQEAQRVARAFRKISTSPGHDSSDNSTSKRLVKGLTSVLRKSRRHARRDDAIELQPLTSKVPPLRRQTKIDDEQTEETGVLNEPSISPLGAGLPLLARLHLLKEKQEREEKRHLMDPQVGPSETIRPQISDHPLPEINPGLPLLERILLLKNKNEPEVVIDKDAVDIKDPIFYSVVPKHILVDDKITSSDSVSIDSDNCEIMKKPWAMLKNASLRVKEMPDKISPPMTSKITRQPSFIQTQPPTKMYTSIDDLSPEYCGLPFVKKLKILNERQKLAELERVVRSSSLDYGDNAEAEFDGYLTRSYSEACAIEYARKLAKYNKQCWNERNKPLDLLTIENETLERRNLKSILKKLSAGSRTSSDASATPPDPEMVTAELKKLMRAPTIEGYAARHSKLSKSVTFNKYTLQSPPSDEALSQNQNYHAKQEQKSVLPLNKRNVRPFTSGTHMGSISGDDEHLEELVTGICGVIQNRLENVQCKFEHKITSLELEVQKRDDIITQLRSQIENLEKSKGSINDDGDDNDSNDDNTEADASFEDDTIDDQPFMRDGSVDTVLTTLRPELRRSSTVIKNSNKRRSWEEHSEEETLQLHDLPRSITPQNIWKDGVAISLESDNDDESHDDDKEAIRNRRRSADDYADDEPGHNNWEITMLAQQLEAKRRGSNNPSLGS, encoded by the exons atgttg GTAGATCGTTCGGATAACGATGAGTCCCAAAATCGAGGTATAATGTCATCATCAGGTCATGGTAGTGGTGCATGTGAATCAAGAGTTGTTCCAGTAATTGACTCTGGAAGTAGTGCACTATCATCATTGCCTCAATCATTGCCAACATCACGTGACGAAGAGGACGATGAGGAAGAAGATGACGATAGTAGTTGTCAACCATCGCACGAAATACCATGGTCCAG AAGTACAAATGgtgtattatcattaaaacatAATGCTGGTGATAGTTGGCGTAAATTACGAACAACGGTACATATATCATCAGCATTgtcaacaatacaaaaaaaacaacagttaAAACGTGaagattcatttttaaaaagattttcAACACGTCAAATACCAGAAAGTCAAGATACACTTGATACTGGTGACTGTGATGGTGATAATCCAGATGATAAAGATTTATCAAGACCAAGACGACCAAGAAAAGTACAACAAGCACCAACAACTGTTGTCAATCCAGatgaaaacttttattattattggttaaTGTTATTATCATCGTGTGTACTTTATAATTTATGGACATTAATTGTGCGTCAAAGTTTACCAGAATTACAACAATTATCACCAATTGTATGGCTTGGATGTGATTGTTTTactgatattgtttttttcatggATGTTATTATACAATTTCGTACTGGTTATTTGGAACAAGGTTTAATGgtttataatacaaaaaaactagCTAGTCATTATGTTCAATCAAGAGCATTTATACTTGATTTATTAGCATTATTACCAACTGATttgttacaatttaattttggtaGCAATCCATTATTGAGATTTCcaagatttttaaaagtttatagagtttatcattattattatatggtgGAATCAAGAACAGTCTATCCAAATTTATGGAgagtatttaatttgatacatattttattgattcttGCCCATTGGTTTGGATGTTTTTATTACTTGCTGAGTGAAGCGGAAGGATTTCAGGGTGACTGGGTc tatccATATCGTCCTGGTGAATATGCAACACTTACGAGAAAATATCTTGGTTCACTCTACTGGTCAACACTCACATTGACCACCATTGGTGATTTACCAACTCCAGAAACAAATGCTGA AGTCACTACGGGCGGAAACCCCCGGAGCCTCGCTCGTCGCGGCCGACTGTCTCGACTTCTGCAGTTCAAGCATAACGGagg ATACGTATTCACGATTGTGAGCTACCTCATCGGAGTCTTCATATTTGCAACAATCGTGGGACAGGTTGGCAATGTTATTACCAATCGTAATGCAAACAGACTTGAATTTGAGAGACTACTTGATGGTGCTAAGACGTATATGAGGCATCACAAGGTACCAGGTGGAATGAAACGACGAGTACTCAGATGGTACGATTACAGTTGGTCAAGAGGAAGAATACAAGGGGGTGGTGATATCAATACTGCTTTGGGTCTCCTGCCTGATAAACTCAAAACTGAGCTTGCTCTTCATGTCAATTTATCTGTACTCAAGAAAGTAACAATATTTCAA GCCTGCCAACCAGAATTTCTACATGATTTGGTACTTAAAATGAAAGCTTTCATTTTCACTCCAGGCGACTCAATATGTCGCAAAGGAGAAGTCGCTCGagaaatgtttataattgCTGATGGAATTCTTGAAGTCATTAGTGAAACTGGTCGAGTTTTAACGACAATGAAAGCTGGTGATTTTTTTGGAGAGATTGGTATATTAAATCTTGATGGTCTCAACAa ACGGACAGCTGACGTTAGATCCGTTGGTTATTCTGAGCTTTTTAGTCTCTCGAGAGAAGATGTCTTGGCAGCCATGAAAGATTACCCAGAAGCGCAAGAGATCTTGCAAAATCTGGGAAGACAACGGCTTCAAGAAGCTCAACGTGTTGCTCGTGCGTTTCGAAAAATTTCTACATCACCTGGTCATGACTCATCTGACAATAGTACAAGCAAACGACTTGTTAAAGGACTTACAAGTGTTTTACGAAAAAGTCGTCGTCACGCTCGACGTGATGATGCCATAGAACTTCAGCCTTTAACTAGTAAAGTACCTCCTTTACGGCGTCAAACAAAAATCGATGACGAACAAACTGAAGAAACGGGTGTTTTGAATGAACCTTCAATTTCGCCACTTGGCGCAGGACTTCCACTACTAGCGCGGCTTCATCttttgaaagaaaaacaaGAACGTGAAGAAAAACGTCATCTTATGGATCCGCAAGTTGGTCCAAGTGAAACAATACGACCACAAATATCTGATCACCCACTTCCAGAAATAAATCCTGGTTTACCACTATTAGAAAGGATATTGCTActtaagaataaaaatgaacCTGAAGTAGTTATTGATAAAGATGCAGTAGATATTAAAGATCcgattttttattcagttgtACCAAAACATATATTAgtagatgataaaataactAGTAGTGATTCAGTATCCATTGATAGCGATAATtgtgaaataatgaaaaaaccgTGGGCAATGCTTAAAAATGCATCTTTGAGAGTTAAAGAAATGCCAGATAAAATTAGTCCACCAATGACCTCCAAAATTACGAGACAACCAAGTTTTATTCAAACTCAACCACCAACGAAAATGTATACTTCTATTGATGATCTCTCACCAGAATACTGTGGTCTTCCATttgttaaaaaactaaaaattttgaatgaaaGACAAAAACTTGCAGAGTTAGAAAGAGTTGTTCGGAGTTCAAGTTTAGATTACGGTGATAATGCTGAAGCAGAATTTGATGGATACTTAACGAGGAGTTATTCCGAGGCTTGTGCAATTGAATATGCAAGAAAATTagcaaaatataataaa caaTGCTGGAACGAGCGAAATAAACCATTAGATTTATTGACTATTGAAAATGAAACTCTTGAAAGgcgaaatttaaaaagtatccTTAAGAAATTATCAGCTGGAAGTAGAACCAGTTCAGATGCGTCAGCCACTCCACCCGATCCAGAAATGGTTACGGCCGAGTTGAAGAAATTGATGAGAGCACCAACGATCGAAGGATATGCTGCAAGACATTCAAAGCTTTCTAAAAGTGTTACATTCAACAAGTATACACTTCAGAGTCCACCGTCTGATGAAGCATTATcacaaaatcaaaattatcatgcAAAACAAGAGCAAAAATCTGTATTACCGCTTAATAAACGTAATGTCCGTCCTTTTACTAGTGGTACGCATATGGGATCGATATCAGGAGACGATGAACACCTTGAAGAATTAGTTACTGGAATATGTGGAGTTATTCAAAATCGTTTG GAGAATGTTCAATGTAAATTTGAGCATAAAATCACATCGCTAGAGTTAGAAGTTCAAAAGCGTGATGACATAATAACACAATTACGTagtcaaattgaaaatttagaaaaaagtaAAGGGTCAATTAATGATGATGGCGATGATAATGATtctaatgatgataataccGAAGCTGATGCTTCATTTGAAGATGATACAATAGATGATCAGCCATTCATGAGGGACGGATCAGTGGACACAGTTTTAACAACACTAAGACCAGAACTACGACGATCATCAacggtaataaaaaattctaataaacGTCGTTCGTGGGAAGAACATTCAGAAGAAGAAACACTTCAGTTACACGATTTACCAAGGTCAATAACGCCCCAGAATATATGGAAAGATGGAGTCGCAATAAGTTTGGAGTCagacaatgatgatgaaagtcatgatgatgataaagaagCTATACGAAACAGAAGAAGAAGTGCTGATGATTATGCTGATGATGAGCCAGGTCATAATAATTGGGAAATAACTATGCTGGCTCAACAACTAGAGGCTAAGCGACGTGGCAGTAATAATCCTAGTCTTGGTTCCTAG